Proteins from a genomic interval of Candidatus Hydrogenedentota bacterium:
- a CDS encoding alpha/beta hydrolase — protein MTDLSKSIKLSAWPGVKEEIVKQVTDLLGDLPKPPKDRQFKILEEYESKGKAARRRIGFYAADDELVTGWLFVPEGSKEEVPGILCCHGYTPYGKDEPAGLEGDMHLALAQHYAERGYATLAVDMPTAGERAGAKRKPYDGEQFHRDNPKLSLAGKALSDHMQAVAVFGDLKRVDPARIGVIGHGLGAFNALLLAGLDSRVQACVASCGFTRFATDKTPGVWPEDEGLVLLPKAVEIGAAGGDFPVDWEHILSLAAPTAVQIITSLSNAIQANPKSCQKAVATAGKIYKMLGAESALDHYTNYDGRDLTETTLEVADEWFERWL, from the coding sequence ATGACAGACCTGTCAAAGAGCATAAAACTTTCGGCTTGGCCCGGGGTGAAGGAGGAGATCGTGAAGCAGGTGACGGACCTGCTGGGCGATCTTCCGAAGCCGCCGAAGGACCGGCAGTTCAAGATTCTGGAGGAGTACGAGTCGAAGGGCAAGGCGGCGCGGCGCCGGATCGGCTTCTATGCGGCGGACGATGAGCTGGTCACGGGCTGGCTGTTCGTGCCGGAGGGGAGCAAGGAGGAGGTGCCGGGCATCCTGTGCTGCCACGGGTACACGCCCTATGGCAAGGACGAGCCGGCGGGGCTGGAGGGCGACATGCATCTGGCGCTGGCCCAGCATTACGCGGAGCGGGGCTATGCCACGCTGGCGGTGGACATGCCGACGGCCGGGGAGCGGGCGGGCGCGAAGCGGAAGCCCTATGACGGGGAGCAGTTCCACAGGGACAACCCGAAGCTCAGCCTGGCGGGCAAGGCGCTCTCGGACCACATGCAGGCCGTCGCGGTGTTCGGCGACCTGAAGCGGGTGGACCCGGCGCGCATCGGCGTGATCGGCCACGGCCTGGGCGCGTTCAACGCGCTGCTGCTGGCGGGGCTGGACAGCCGGGTGCAGGCGTGCGTGGCGAGCTGCGGGTTCACCCGCTTCGCCACGGACAAGACGCCGGGGGTCTGGCCGGAGGACGAGGGGCTGGTGCTGCTGCCGAAGGCCGTGGAAATCGGCGCGGCGGGCGGCGACTTCCCCGTGGACTGGGAGCACATCCTGTCGCTGGCCGCCCCGACGGCGGTGCAGATCATCACGTCGCTGTCGAACGCGATCCAGGCGAACCCCAAGAGCTGCCAGAAGGCCGTCGCCACGGCCGGAAAAATCTACAAGATGCTCGGCGCGGAGAGCGCCCTGGACCATTACACCAACTACGACGGGCGGGACCTGACGGAGACCACCCTCGAGGTGGCCGACGAGTGGTTCGAGCGCTGGCTTTGA